Proteins encoded within one genomic window of bacterium:
- a CDS encoding HU family DNA-binding protein, with protein sequence MGKADVADMVAEKTGLSKKDAAAALEACMGVITAALKRGDKVQLTGFGVFEVRTRKARKGKNLRTGATIDIPASKVPAFKAGKGLKDAVK encoded by the coding sequence ATGGGCAAAGCCGATGTCGCGGACATGGTCGCCGAGAAGACCGGCCTGAGCAAGAAGGATGCCGCTGCCGCACTGGAAGCCTGCATGGGCGTGATCACCGCCGCGCTCAAGCGGGGAGACAAGGTCCAACTGACGGGCTTCGGGGTGTTCGAGGTCCGCACGCGCAAGGCGCGCAAGGGCAAGAACCTGCGCACCGGCGCGACGATTGACATTCCGGCGAGCAAGGTGCCTGCCTTCAAGGCGGGCAAGGGGCTCAAGGACGCCGTCAAGTAG
- the plsY gene encoding glycerol-3-phosphate 1-O-acyltransferase PlsY codes for MAAIIGSYLFGGVPIGLLVGRARGIDDIRKYGSGNIGASNVLRVIGVKAGLFVWAMDAMKGLLPVVVARYAVFPMVEPVPGTGVVAGAPERLWWLAAVALAAMVGHCFSPYLKLTGGRGVSTSLGVILGLDWRVGVICFACWVAIVAVTRYISLGSMIACALAAPILCLFGAPAPFAVAIALVALVVIIRHIPNIGRLLAGTERKIGQKERPASDTESAS; via the coding sequence GTGGCGGCGATCATCGGCAGCTACCTGTTCGGCGGCGTCCCGATCGGGCTGCTGGTCGGGCGCGCTAGGGGCATTGACGACATCCGCAAGTACGGCAGCGGCAACATCGGGGCCAGCAACGTGCTACGGGTGATCGGCGTCAAGGCCGGGCTGTTCGTGTGGGCCATGGATGCCATGAAGGGGCTGCTGCCGGTGGTGGTGGCCCGCTACGCCGTGTTCCCGATGGTGGAGCCCGTGCCGGGCACAGGGGTCGTGGCGGGGGCGCCGGAGCGGCTGTGGTGGCTGGCGGCGGTGGCGCTGGCGGCGATGGTCGGGCACTGCTTCTCGCCCTATCTGAAGCTCACCGGGGGCCGGGGGGTGTCCACCAGCCTCGGCGTGATCCTCGGGCTGGACTGGCGCGTGGGTGTGATCTGCTTTGCCTGCTGGGTGGCCATCGTGGCCGTCACCCGCTACATCTCGCTGGGCTCGATGATCGCGTGTGCGCTGGCGGCGCCGATCCTGTGCCTGTTTGGCGCACCGGCTCCCTTCGCCGTGGCCATCGCGCTGGTGGCGCTGGTCGTCATCATCCGCCATATCCCCAACATCGGGCGCCTCCTGGCCGGCACCGAGCGCAAGATCGGCCAGAAGGAGCGCCCTGCCTCCGACACTGAGAGCGCATCGTGA
- a CDS encoding NAD(P)-dependent glycerol-3-phosphate dehydrogenase, with protein MSSSQPITAVLGAGAWGTTLACLQAGKGRKVRLWARRPEFAAQLARERENRDYLPGTPLPEAVAVTGDLRAALEAAGQVIVAVPSHGLREVMGQAVPHLAQGALVVCATKGLERPSGRRMSQVLDETLEDRAPRIVALSGPNLSAEIIAGEPAVSVAASDDMAAALEAQELLSNSLFRVYTNSDIIGVELCGAIKNVIAIGAGIGDGLGFGNNAKASLLTRGMAEMRRLGLKLGAQADTFAGIAGMGDLIATCHSHHSRNWTVGYRLGRGERPDEITGSLHSVAEGIFTTFAARDKAREVGVEMPITETLARVLAQEIPPAEAVKYLMARRWRAEEE; from the coding sequence GTGAGTAGTTCACAGCCCATCACTGCGGTGCTGGGGGCCGGGGCCTGGGGCACCACCCTCGCCTGCTTGCAGGCCGGGAAGGGCCGCAAAGTGCGGCTGTGGGCCCGGCGGCCGGAGTTCGCGGCGCAACTGGCGAGAGAGCGCGAGAACCGCGACTACTTGCCCGGCACTCCGCTGCCGGAGGCGGTCGCGGTCACCGGAGACTTGCGGGCGGCGCTCGAGGCTGCCGGTCAAGTGATCGTCGCAGTGCCCTCCCACGGGCTGCGGGAGGTCATGGGCCAGGCTGTCCCCCACCTCGCGCAGGGCGCGCTGGTCGTGTGCGCCACGAAGGGCCTGGAGCGGCCGTCCGGGCGGCGCATGAGCCAGGTGCTGGACGAGACGCTGGAGGACCGGGCGCCCCGCATCGTGGCGTTGTCGGGGCCCAACCTGTCGGCCGAGATCATCGCCGGGGAGCCCGCCGTCAGCGTGGCTGCCTCGGACGATATGGCGGCAGCCCTGGAGGCCCAGGAGTTGTTGTCAAATAGCCTCTTCCGCGTCTACACCAATTCTGATATAATAGGTGTCGAGCTTTGTGGGGCGATCAAGAACGTGATCGCCATCGGGGCGGGGATCGGCGACGGTCTGGGTTTTGGCAACAACGCCAAGGCTTCGTTGCTGACGCGGGGGATGGCGGAAATGAGGCGTCTGGGGCTGAAGCTGGGGGCCCAGGCGGACACCTTCGCCGGTATCGCGGGCATGGGTGATCTCATCGCCACCTGCCACAGCCACCATAGCCGTAACTGGACTGTGGGCTACCGCCTGGGGCGGGGTGAACGCCCCGACGAGATCACCGGTAGCCTGCACAGCGTGGCCGAGGGCATCTTCACAACCTTTGCGGCTCGCGACAAGGCGCGTGAGGTCGGGGTGGAAATGCCAATCACCGAGACGTTGGCGCGGGTCCTGGCGCAGGAGATCCCGCCTGCCGAGGCCGTGAAGTACCTGATGGCGCGGCGCTGGCGGGCGGAAGAGGAGTAG